A window from Pedobacter africanus encodes these proteins:
- a CDS encoding TlpA disulfide reductase family protein, translating into MKKVLLLLCMLPFVGFAQQNFTLSGKLKPQSVPSKAFLYYTLNNKSMIDSVDIKNGGFTFKGSITEPVQAFIKLKKKITVPVKPGKRPETDLLSFMLEPGTLSIVSKTDSVKSAVVSGTEIADAMLKVYASRDLINARAKAFLVPFYAATDQQKKDQAFVEPFQKKMEEFKAEMDNIPPDFIRNNPDCYFSLILFKQYVFNAADPTGSEAVFAGLSPRLKASSLGQQFQQQITSWKVLGIGQQAHDFSQNDVDGKPVKLSDFKGKYVLLDFWASWCAPCRSENPWVKHMYERYKNKNFTVLGVSLDNPGQREAWLKAIKDDKLTWTNVSDLNGFNNEVAKMYFVQGIPTNFLIGPDGKILARNLRGSELTRKLVEVLGEITPGK; encoded by the coding sequence ATGAAAAAAGTTCTATTACTGTTATGCATGCTGCCATTTGTAGGGTTTGCTCAGCAAAACTTTACGCTAAGTGGTAAGTTAAAACCACAGTCTGTTCCTTCCAAAGCGTTCCTTTACTATACTTTAAATAATAAGTCCATGATTGATTCAGTTGATATCAAGAATGGTGGATTTACTTTTAAAGGCAGCATTACTGAGCCAGTACAAGCCTTCATTAAGCTTAAAAAGAAGATTACCGTACCAGTAAAGCCGGGTAAGCGCCCAGAAACAGATTTGCTGTCTTTTATGCTGGAACCAGGTACGCTTAGCATCGTTTCCAAGACAGATTCTGTTAAATCTGCTGTAGTAAGCGGCACTGAAATTGCCGATGCAATGCTGAAAGTTTATGCTTCGAGAGATTTGATAAATGCAAGGGCCAAGGCCTTTTTGGTCCCATTTTATGCCGCTACTGACCAACAAAAGAAGGATCAGGCCTTTGTTGAACCCTTTCAGAAGAAAATGGAGGAGTTCAAAGCCGAGATGGATAACATTCCTCCTGATTTTATACGCAACAATCCTGATTGTTATTTTAGCCTGATATTATTCAAACAATATGTATTTAATGCTGCGGACCCCACTGGTTCGGAAGCTGTGTTTGCTGGCTTATCTCCCCGGTTGAAAGCAAGTTCCCTGGGACAGCAATTTCAGCAACAAATAACAAGCTGGAAGGTGCTGGGCATAGGCCAGCAAGCTCATGACTTTAGTCAGAATGATGTAGATGGTAAACCTGTTAAATTGTCTGACTTTAAAGGGAAATATGTGCTGTTAGATTTTTGGGCATCATGGTGTGCACCATGTAGATCAGAAAACCCTTGGGTTAAACACATGTACGAAAGGTATAAAAACAAGAATTTTACGGTCTTAGGCGTGTCGTTAGACAATCCAGGGCAGCGGGAAGCCTGGCTGAAAGCGATCAAAGATGACAAACTGACCTGGACAAATGTTTCAGACCTGAACGGATTTAACAACGAAGTCGCCAAAATGTACTTTGTACAAGGTATCCCCACCAATTTCCTGATCGGTCCCGACGGAAAGATACTCGCCAGGAACTTGAGAGGGTCAGAGCTTACCAGGAAACTGGTGGAAGTACTGGGTGAAATTACTCCTGGTAAGTAA
- a CDS encoding NDR1/HIN1-like protein, which yields MMFNKLNLTLMLTAVLVSCTPFKKPEFRMPEKLDVEVLKWEGSHPTIRTRAVCYNQNNIGFTFKGGEATIYLDTLKLGKAKIDTSFFVPAHSEFKVPAYLKIDMPYLSAHGLRLDGTIVTITGKFKGSVLGIGKTMDISYKGKHDINLIMKPF from the coding sequence ATGATGTTCAACAAACTAAACTTAACCCTTATGCTTACTGCCGTATTGGTAAGCTGTACACCTTTCAAAAAGCCGGAATTCCGCATGCCTGAAAAGCTTGATGTTGAAGTCCTGAAATGGGAAGGCAGCCACCCTACTATTCGTACCAGGGCTGTCTGCTATAATCAAAATAATATTGGTTTTACCTTTAAAGGGGGTGAAGCAACAATTTACCTGGATACACTAAAACTGGGAAAGGCCAAAATAGACACTTCATTTTTCGTTCCTGCCCATTCAGAATTTAAAGTACCGGCATACTTGAAAATAGATATGCCGTACCTTTCTGCCCATGGCCTAAGGCTAGATGGCACAATCGTTACCATCACAGGAAAGTTTAAAGGCAGTGTATTGGGAATCGGCAAAACAATGGACATCAGCTATAAAGGCAAACACGACATCAACCTTATTATGAAGCCCTTTTAA
- a CDS encoding TlpA disulfide reductase family protein, translating into MKKMIGLMLLAVPFTGICQQQKYKIMGLLTGVMPKAKVYLVYKRGNNFITDSSQVRAGAFTFSGVCKEPQFATLLLGHQGRFEPSGQIDAQWVYLEQGIVRIEGKDSLVRARVWGTPLNTDNQEKLRLISAIKSKTNIEEARLMADFVEKHPASRVSLDWMADIGGRNEFVINSYSKLSESLKQTDAGKELGLAVKTSVSIRVGKPAPDFALPDQDGRLIRLSDFRGKYVLLDFWASWCKPCRALQPKLKAIYDALNPTGKFVILAVSLDKDKTAWLKAIKEDDVPWLQIADPGKPLNQAAVLYDVTMIPASFLIGPDGTILNAEQKASIMRDKILPPDVKGDDAADVGSLSDLNYNHMLSALEKEKLSAAGFKEDFEKLNDILETDIGERALANDIGKLDIQKDSLALREMLSTRGVALNKQKLKMKQAFIAAHPDSFVSLHQLHQLDYMYSADSYAAAYNALSARLKNTTLGAAIRQRIERLKITPTGMKAIDFIRKDQHGKTVKLSDYHGKLVLLDFWGSWCVPCRQTHPHLKELYSQYKSKGLEIVAVANEKNKDLEKAKQAWLTAIKKDDINWVHVLNDEGTGGPDIVSAYGITGYPTKLLLDRDGKILMRVSTGLNDEMDVLIKKLLDKEAL; encoded by the coding sequence ATGAAAAAAATGATAGGTTTAATGTTGCTGGCAGTTCCTTTTACAGGGATCTGCCAGCAACAAAAATATAAAATTATGGGCTTGCTGACCGGAGTGATGCCTAAAGCTAAGGTCTACCTGGTTTACAAAAGGGGAAATAACTTCATAACGGATTCCAGCCAGGTAAGAGCAGGTGCGTTTACATTTTCTGGTGTGTGTAAGGAACCTCAGTTTGCTACGCTACTGCTAGGGCACCAGGGAAGATTTGAGCCCTCCGGTCAAATAGATGCGCAATGGGTATATTTGGAACAAGGCATTGTCAGGATTGAAGGGAAAGATTCACTGGTTAGGGCCAGGGTATGGGGCACACCATTGAATACTGACAACCAGGAAAAACTCAGACTGATCAGCGCAATAAAAAGCAAAACGAACATAGAAGAAGCCAGGCTCATGGCAGATTTTGTAGAAAAACACCCTGCCTCACGGGTCAGCCTGGACTGGATGGCAGACATTGGCGGACGGAATGAATTTGTTATTAACAGTTATTCAAAGTTATCGGAGTCTCTTAAGCAGACAGATGCAGGAAAAGAACTTGGTCTTGCAGTAAAAACTAGCGTGTCTATACGAGTGGGCAAACCTGCCCCGGATTTTGCACTGCCCGATCAAGATGGTCGTCTGATCCGGCTCTCTGATTTCCGGGGAAAGTATGTATTGCTTGATTTTTGGGCCAGCTGGTGCAAGCCCTGTAGGGCTTTACAGCCAAAATTGAAAGCGATTTATGATGCTTTGAACCCTACAGGTAAATTTGTGATCCTTGCGGTTTCATTGGATAAGGACAAAACCGCATGGTTGAAAGCGATAAAGGAAGATGATGTACCCTGGTTACAGATTGCTGATCCAGGTAAGCCCCTAAACCAGGCAGCAGTTTTGTATGACGTAACTATGATTCCCGCAAGTTTCTTAATCGGGCCTGATGGTACGATCCTGAATGCAGAACAGAAAGCGAGTATCATGAGAGATAAAATACTGCCCCCCGATGTAAAGGGTGATGATGCAGCCGATGTCGGATCTTTGTCGGATCTTAACTATAACCATATGTTGAGCGCCCTGGAAAAGGAGAAGTTAAGTGCAGCAGGCTTTAAAGAAGATTTTGAAAAGTTAAATGATATTCTGGAAACAGACATTGGTGAGCGTGCACTGGCAAATGATATAGGTAAACTGGATATTCAAAAAGACAGTCTTGCCTTGCGTGAAATGCTATCTACCAGAGGTGTAGCATTGAATAAACAAAAACTTAAAATGAAACAGGCTTTCATTGCCGCACATCCCGACTCATTTGTAAGCCTGCACCAGTTGCATCAGCTTGATTATATGTATTCGGCAGATAGTTATGCTGCGGCTTACAACGCCCTGTCAGCAAGGTTAAAAAACACAACCTTGGGGGCGGCCATAAGGCAGCGGATAGAACGGTTGAAAATTACCCCAACAGGAATGAAGGCAATTGATTTTATCCGCAAAGACCAGCATGGAAAAACAGTAAAGCTGAGCGACTACCATGGTAAACTGGTACTCCTCGATTTCTGGGGAAGCTGGTGTGTGCCCTGCAGACAAACGCATCCTCATTTAAAGGAACTGTATAGCCAATACAAATCTAAGGGGCTGGAAATCGTTGCTGTGGCCAACGAAAAGAATAAGGATCTGGAAAAAGCAAAACAAGCCTGGCTTACTGCAATAAAGAAAGATGACATCAATTGGGTACACGTATTAAATGACGAGGGAACGGGAGGGCCTGATATTGTTAGTGCCTATGGGATTACCGGTTATCCTACCAAGCTGTTGCTAGACCGTGACGGGAAAATTCTGATGAGGGTTTCAACAGGACTGAACGATGAAATGGATGTTCTGATTAAAAAGCTGTTAGATAAAGAAGCCCTTTAA
- a CDS encoding RagB/SusD family nutrient uptake outer membrane protein: protein MKKIILTSLLFSIVLLVSSCKKFLEEQSQTDIIPKTAAALNELLIGAAYNNNGRPAYDVSLRLVDDNIIQNAYIDLGVRGNAYTWQPQTGDAPELAAGASMWSIFYPMLMTCNTVLEYVPKVSGTVAEKENVEGQAHLLRAYYYFMLVNFYARPYADRLSNPDQDLGVPLMLNSGLSFEGKPRNTVAEVYSQVLADLDKGIELMERSGRNDNTYRINHVAGYLLASRVHLHMGNWQKAIDAATNVLSRKSDLMDLGSWGVVNQNTKPVVDRLNVESIWVFGVPDGVAVQDGTENGNYRLSDELLSLFETGDLRSSIYIRNKKSIKRPMVNIAKVGQAFRVSEALLNRAEAYAQLNKLGQTTNAQLAINDLNTLRKKRFSTASYQDLNSSGADELLQKCALEKRKEFFDEESHRWFDLRRSGMPAIRHLYYESSVKTAIYTLNDHDAAYVFQIPRIALDKNPNLVPNPEPAIRTGQ from the coding sequence ATGAAAAAAATTATACTAACCTCGTTGCTTTTTTCAATTGTCTTGTTGGTTTCATCCTGCAAAAAGTTTCTTGAAGAGCAATCGCAAACTGATATCATTCCAAAAACAGCCGCTGCACTCAACGAGCTCTTGATTGGCGCTGCTTACAATAACAACGGACGGCCTGCTTATGATGTATCATTGCGACTGGTAGACGACAATATAATTCAGAATGCCTACATTGATTTAGGTGTTCGAGGTAATGCCTACACGTGGCAGCCGCAAACTGGGGATGCCCCTGAGCTGGCAGCTGGCGCCAGTATGTGGTCTATATTTTACCCGATGCTGATGACTTGCAATACTGTTCTGGAATATGTGCCCAAAGTAAGTGGTACGGTAGCTGAAAAAGAAAATGTTGAAGGGCAGGCCCACCTGCTGCGTGCTTATTACTATTTTATGTTGGTTAATTTTTACGCCAGGCCTTATGCTGACCGGCTGTCCAACCCGGACCAGGATCTGGGTGTCCCTTTGATGTTGAACTCGGGTTTATCTTTCGAAGGTAAACCGCGCAATACCGTAGCGGAAGTGTATAGTCAGGTACTGGCTGATCTGGATAAGGGGATCGAGCTGATGGAACGGAGCGGGAGAAACGACAATACTTATCGGATTAACCATGTTGCCGGTTATCTGCTGGCCTCACGTGTGCATCTGCATATGGGCAACTGGCAAAAGGCAATAGACGCCGCTACAAATGTACTCAGCCGTAAATCAGATCTGATGGATTTGGGGTCATGGGGAGTAGTGAACCAAAACACCAAACCTGTTGTTGACAGACTGAACGTGGAAAGTATCTGGGTATTCGGTGTCCCGGATGGTGTTGCAGTTCAGGACGGAACAGAGAATGGCAACTACCGTCTGTCGGATGAACTACTTTCCTTGTTTGAAACAGGGGATTTGAGGAGTAGCATTTACATCAGGAACAAAAAATCAATAAAAAGGCCCATGGTCAATATTGCCAAAGTTGGGCAGGCTTTTAGGGTTTCGGAAGCTTTACTGAACCGTGCAGAGGCATATGCCCAGCTAAACAAGCTTGGGCAAACAACGAATGCCCAGCTGGCGATTAACGATCTGAATACTTTGAGAAAGAAAAGGTTTAGCACTGCAAGTTACCAAGACCTGAACAGTTCCGGAGCTGATGAACTTCTGCAAAAATGTGCTTTAGAGAAACGCAAAGAGTTTTTTGATGAGGAGAGTCACCGCTGGTTTGATCTGAGACGTTCCGGTATGCCTGCCATCCGTCATTTATATTATGAAAGTAGTGTAAAGACCGCTATCTATACACTTAACGATCATGACGCTGCTTATGTGTTCCAGATTCCACGGATCGCATTAGACAAAAATCCAAACCTGGTACCTAACCCAGAGCCGGCTATTCGTACCGGACAATAA
- a CDS encoding SusC/RagA family TonB-linked outer membrane protein produces the protein MNHFYRTILAICCLVFLAFRPPAVAQQKKEDKVTINIRNGTLEEIIQAVRKQTAVKIVYNQEVLRKNTTRLSFTAKDEPLKVLMKRLLKGSSLIFVMQDDVMVIAPREEGDEDAKINNTIKGIVKDEKGNPLMLVTVNVSGTPMNIITNNEGKFSIVVEEGKTLTFSSVGYLRRTIKPMPGETMAVTLQAELNEMEEVVVTGYQEISKRLSASSTVTLKGADIKEAGSTNIVSMLQGKVAGLSVVKNSGSPNAIPSMRMRGTSTLIGNANPIIVVDGIVRENPSSLNPDNLLGPNPDARDLYLMKEGILGKGSLTGNSITGLNINDVESINFLKDASATAIYGTRAANGVIVITTKKGKGGRLEMNYSSSYGTSLRPGYGQLELMNSQQRVRFSREMFEDGYVYKNLPVKMGYEGALMDLLNKKITEAEFQKEVADLEKMNTDWFRLLFRNSFNLGQHVSFSGGGEKTSYYASVAYNENKGAAKLDNLKEGSASVTMSSELSRKLKVGLNLSGSQRGSTGYFGVNPLDYALSTSRTISAGLVYPVAFDILPGISGDPLDYNFQNEANQTGNQIKDTKLNVSVDLSYLLMRGLKLTSLAGGSVASLNSEQYATELSYNVASRRGYNYGSVAPGSIEEQSSILPFGGIYLPSTSSMYNYTFRNMAEFNRSIFTENHQVNIVAGHEMRSVRESGLNNLIPGYFRDRGESFSVLNNSLALLSPKKTNTLNNSMSLFGTATYSYAGKYILNGNIRTDASNRFGQYANQRFLPVWSLAGRWNLSSEKWLQNNRFVNDLNIKASYGFQGNVITSVGPELILYVPEGAAAFNSAANEFLLGIKSMPYPDLRWEKTKSINIEFGGSLFNSFVNFNLGYYRKSTTDAIVSKFIPVEYGIDRMLVNGGNIRNYGYEMDLGFNLVRKRDLNWRLSVNGSRNINQLQKGTIDNVSINLYDYFNGTALVEGKPINTIYVFSFKGLDPKTGVPLFYGVDDEEKDPEATFVDHLKPAGSRDAKISGGLNTNVSYKAFSLTMNFSYKIGSVKMKNPVYNSSDVYIPMPEANMPAILEQRWRKPGDEAFTNIPAFPKNTGISGGGYAISPSGNTNMNRYEMYNYSDVNVVSGTFLRCNNLDFSYRIADGLTRRLKLKRASVSVSASNLFVLADKRLKGQDPEIEGVGTTALPITKIFTLGLNVTF, from the coding sequence ATGAACCATTTTTATCGGACAATCCTGGCGATTTGCTGCCTTGTGTTCCTTGCTTTTCGACCGCCTGCTGTAGCCCAGCAAAAGAAGGAAGATAAGGTAACCATTAACATCCGTAACGGTACGCTCGAGGAGATCATTCAAGCTGTAAGGAAGCAGACCGCTGTAAAGATTGTGTATAATCAGGAAGTCCTCAGAAAAAATACAACTAGGCTCAGTTTCACGGCAAAAGATGAGCCGCTTAAAGTCCTGATGAAGCGCCTCCTGAAAGGCTCATCACTTATTTTTGTGATGCAGGATGACGTTATGGTAATTGCCCCCAGGGAAGAAGGGGATGAGGATGCAAAGATCAATAATACCATTAAGGGTATTGTGAAGGATGAAAAAGGGAACCCGCTGATGCTGGTTACTGTGAATGTATCAGGTACTCCGATGAACATCATTACAAATAATGAGGGAAAATTCAGCATAGTTGTGGAAGAAGGAAAAACCCTTACTTTTTCTTCGGTGGGATATTTGAGGAGAACAATTAAGCCCATGCCAGGTGAAACTATGGCAGTTACCCTTCAGGCTGAGTTAAACGAAATGGAAGAAGTAGTAGTTACCGGATATCAGGAAATTAGCAAGCGATTGTCTGCAAGTTCTACGGTAACTTTAAAAGGGGCGGACATAAAGGAGGCCGGTTCTACAAACATAGTTAGCATGCTGCAGGGAAAGGTAGCAGGACTATCGGTAGTAAAGAATTCCGGAAGTCCCAATGCTATTCCTTCTATGCGAATGCGTGGGACTTCTACATTGATTGGGAATGCAAATCCAATCATAGTAGTAGATGGCATCGTTCGTGAAAACCCTAGTAGTCTGAATCCTGATAACCTTTTGGGCCCAAATCCGGATGCACGGGACCTATATCTGATGAAAGAGGGTATTTTGGGTAAGGGTAGCCTGACAGGAAACAGTATAACCGGTTTAAACATCAACGATGTGGAGAGTATTAACTTTCTAAAAGATGCATCCGCTACTGCTATTTATGGTACCAGGGCAGCAAACGGGGTAATTGTTATTACTACAAAAAAAGGAAAAGGTGGCAGGCTTGAGATGAATTACAGTAGTAGTTACGGCACTTCATTAAGACCAGGCTACGGCCAGCTCGAGCTGATGAATTCGCAGCAGCGGGTAAGGTTTTCCCGTGAGATGTTTGAAGACGGTTATGTCTATAAAAATTTACCGGTAAAAATGGGCTACGAAGGTGCGCTTATGGACCTGCTAAATAAAAAAATTACCGAAGCAGAATTTCAAAAAGAAGTAGCCGACCTGGAAAAAATGAATACTGACTGGTTCAGGTTGCTGTTTCGTAATAGTTTTAACCTGGGGCAACATGTAAGTTTCTCGGGTGGGGGCGAAAAAACCAGTTATTATGCGTCTGTAGCTTATAATGAAAATAAGGGTGCGGCCAAACTCGATAACCTGAAAGAAGGAAGCGCCTCTGTGACCATGAGTTCTGAGCTAAGTAGAAAGTTAAAGGTAGGCTTAAACCTGAGTGGCAGTCAAAGAGGTTCAACAGGATATTTTGGGGTGAATCCGCTTGATTACGCACTGTCTACCAGCCGGACGATTTCTGCCGGACTGGTATATCCCGTGGCGTTCGACATACTTCCTGGCATTTCAGGTGACCCACTTGACTACAATTTTCAAAACGAAGCCAACCAAACCGGCAACCAGATTAAAGATACCAAATTGAATGTATCAGTAGACCTCAGTTACCTGCTAATGCGGGGTCTTAAGTTAACCTCGCTGGCGGGCGGCTCAGTGGCCAGTCTGAATTCTGAGCAATATGCTACAGAACTGAGCTATAATGTGGCTAGCAGAAGAGGTTACAATTATGGTTCGGTAGCTCCGGGAAGTATCGAAGAGCAATCTTCTATTTTACCTTTCGGAGGTATTTATTTACCATCCACTTCCTCCATGTACAATTATACGTTTCGTAACATGGCCGAATTTAACCGCAGCATTTTTACTGAAAACCATCAGGTTAATATCGTGGCAGGTCACGAGATGAGGTCGGTACGTGAAAGTGGTCTCAATAACCTGATTCCTGGATATTTTCGTGACAGGGGCGAGAGTTTTTCTGTCCTCAACAACTCTTTAGCCTTGCTTAGTCCAAAAAAAACAAACACGCTGAACAATTCCATGTCGCTTTTTGGTACGGCAACCTATAGCTACGCTGGCAAATATATTCTCAACGGAAACATCAGAACAGATGCATCCAACCGTTTCGGACAGTATGCCAACCAGCGATTTTTGCCGGTTTGGAGCCTGGCAGGGCGTTGGAACCTGAGTTCGGAAAAATGGCTGCAAAACAACAGATTTGTGAACGATTTGAATATAAAAGCTTCTTATGGGTTTCAGGGAAATGTAATTACCAGTGTAGGCCCGGAGCTCATTCTGTACGTGCCCGAAGGGGCTGCTGCATTCAATTCTGCTGCCAATGAATTTCTGTTAGGCATCAAATCTATGCCTTATCCGGATTTGAGGTGGGAAAAGACAAAGAGTATAAATATTGAATTCGGCGGAAGCCTGTTCAATTCCTTCGTTAATTTTAATCTGGGTTATTACCGGAAATCGACTACTGATGCCATAGTGTCCAAGTTTATTCCTGTTGAATATGGCATAGACCGCATGCTGGTAAACGGCGGAAACATTCGGAATTATGGCTACGAAATGGACCTTGGTTTTAATCTTGTACGCAAGAGAGATCTGAATTGGAGGCTTTCTGTAAATGGAAGCAGAAATATCAACCAACTACAGAAGGGAACGATAGATAATGTAAGCATTAACTTGTATGATTATTTTAATGGGACTGCGTTGGTAGAGGGCAAACCGATTAATACCATATACGTATTCTCCTTTAAAGGGCTGGATCCGAAAACCGGGGTACCCTTATTTTATGGAGTGGACGATGAGGAAAAAGATCCAGAGGCTACATTTGTTGATCATTTAAAGCCTGCGGGTTCTAGAGATGCTAAAATCAGTGGGGGCTTAAACACCAATGTAAGCTATAAGGCATTTTCACTGACTATGAACTTCAGTTATAAAATTGGGTCGGTAAAAATGAAGAACCCGGTTTATAATAGTTCAGATGTTTATATTCCAATGCCCGAGGCGAACATGCCTGCTATTCTGGAACAGAGGTGGCGCAAACCAGGGGATGAGGCTTTTACCAATATTCCTGCTTTTCCTAAAAATACAGGCATAAGCGGTGGGGGATATGCAATATCGCCATCGGGTAACACTAATATGAACCGTTATGAAATGTATAATTACTCAGATGTAAATGTTGTTTCGGGAACCTTCCTTAGGTGCAATAATCTTGATTTTTCTTATCGTATTGCAGATGGTCTTACCAGGCGTTTGAAACTAAAACGGGCTTCCGTTTCGGTATCGGCATCCAATCTGTTTGTTCTTGCAGATAAAAGACTGAAAGGGCAGGACCCGGAGATTGAAGGTGTAGGTACAACGGCCTTGCCGATTACGAAAATTTTTACGCTGGGTTTAAATGTGACTTTTTAA
- a CDS encoding peroxiredoxin family protein, with protein MKKFKLPLLGLTMMALSAAAQEKLEITAKMPELVNGERVLLWNVFSNAQDSTIVKDNSFSLTVNVENGGSTYILQAGIDPEKNGLGMFMLMQPGKMHIEGGNGTGFKGATFTGDAFVTDWVEMEKSMQPTHDLMNQMQDMIADLNEATKLGDKEAAKKLAEEVQVLGKKVAANGKQYMDSHLGSAASAYIMNALMPDVMTSMEKISYLSKFTGRAYNNHLAKSMLNNLTGTETQWIGKPAPDFSQPDVTGKVVNLKDFKGKYVLVDFWASWCGPCRADAPELKEVHEKMKDKNISFVSISLDSDKSKWQQALAEENMTWQQLSDLKGDQNAASLAYKVKGIPAKFLIDPNGIIIGAGFREVKIGPKEKILEKSLNELMK; from the coding sequence ATGAAGAAATTTAAGTTGCCTTTATTAGGCCTAACAATGATGGCGCTAAGCGCTGCAGCACAGGAAAAATTGGAGATTACAGCTAAAATGCCAGAATTGGTTAATGGGGAGCGGGTTTTACTATGGAACGTTTTTTCGAATGCTCAAGACTCTACGATTGTAAAAGACAATTCCTTTTCTCTCACCGTAAATGTTGAAAATGGCGGAAGTACTTATATTCTGCAGGCTGGGATCGATCCGGAAAAAAACGGACTTGGTATGTTTATGTTAATGCAACCGGGCAAGATGCACATCGAAGGCGGCAATGGCACTGGGTTTAAAGGTGCAACTTTTACCGGGGATGCTTTTGTGACAGATTGGGTGGAAATGGAAAAAAGTATGCAACCGACCCATGATCTGATGAATCAGATGCAGGATATGATTGCCGATTTAAATGAGGCCACTAAGCTGGGCGATAAGGAAGCCGCAAAAAAATTGGCAGAGGAAGTTCAGGTACTGGGTAAGAAGGTGGCAGCCAATGGAAAGCAATACATGGATTCACATTTAGGATCAGCGGCTTCTGCTTATATCATGAACGCATTGATGCCGGATGTAATGACATCTATGGAAAAAATTAGCTACCTAAGCAAATTTACCGGAAGGGCCTACAATAACCACCTGGCCAAATCTATGCTGAATAATCTTACAGGTACGGAAACGCAATGGATAGGGAAGCCTGCTCCTGATTTTTCACAACCTGACGTGACAGGTAAGGTGGTAAACCTGAAGGACTTTAAAGGTAAATATGTGCTGGTGGATTTCTGGGCCAGCTGGTGTGGCCCATGCAGGGCAGATGCTCCGGAACTGAAAGAAGTACATGAAAAAATGAAAGACAAAAATATTAGTTTTGTCAGCATTTCTTTAGACAGTGATAAAAGCAAATGGCAGCAGGCATTGGCTGAAGAAAATATGACCTGGCAGCAGCTGTCTGACCTAAAAGGTGACCAGAATGCGGCGAGTCTGGCTTATAAAGTTAAAGGCATTCCAGCTAAATTTTTGATTGATCCGAACGGGATAATTATTGGCGCCGGATTCAGGGAGGTTAAGATTGGACCGAAAGAAAAAATACTGGAAAAATCTCTGAACGAGTTGATGAAATAA
- a CDS encoding FecR family protein, with amino-acid sequence MEQEEKINWDKLLKHLEGRDDLHRDEELNQEELEVLLLAEEINMRIKEEDPRLRFPVQEGWEELKQRYEEKTIRAKRFKLYRAIAIAAVLLLVLAPALWLFLSQKDTASPLAGNQVQLTLANGQTVELDSSQSAVLKTEGAALNGTKLVYKRETELPEDGRKPNINVLSVPKGKYTRLELSDGTMVWLNAGSRLSYPVPFAPDNREVTLEGEAYFDVSHNVARPFVVHLKDLDVKVLGTAFSISTFGHKVHTALERGKVSLQAGNQSLALFPGELGVYIPESGSLTKSEADLRLYVAWKDLDIYFNDNTLEEITSRLEREYNVSFVFEQESLKKLHFTVDMPKNAGLDKILNNIKFSSGQVDFVNKGELIKVKQR; translated from the coding sequence ATGGAACAGGAAGAAAAAATAAACTGGGATAAGCTGTTAAAGCATCTGGAAGGTCGGGATGATCTTCATAGGGACGAAGAATTGAATCAGGAGGAGCTGGAAGTGCTGCTGCTGGCAGAAGAAATAAATATGAGGATAAAAGAAGAAGACCCGAGGCTCAGGTTTCCGGTTCAGGAAGGCTGGGAAGAGCTGAAGCAGCGGTACGAAGAAAAAACAATTCGGGCAAAACGCTTTAAGCTGTATAGGGCAATTGCCATAGCTGCAGTGTTGTTGCTGGTGCTGGCACCGGCCTTGTGGTTATTTTTAAGTCAGAAAGACACTGCATCGCCTTTGGCAGGCAACCAGGTACAGCTTACACTGGCAAATGGCCAAACTGTTGAACTCGACTCCAGTCAGTCTGCTGTTTTAAAAACGGAAGGTGCAGCTTTAAATGGTACGAAACTGGTATACAAACGCGAGACTGAGTTGCCTGAAGACGGCCGGAAACCAAATATCAATGTCCTTTCCGTGCCAAAGGGTAAATACACTCGACTTGAGCTAAGTGATGGTACCATGGTATGGCTAAACGCCGGGTCCAGGCTCAGTTATCCCGTACCTTTTGCTCCAGACAATAGAGAGGTCACATTGGAAGGGGAAGCTTATTTTGATGTAAGCCATAATGTTGCAAGACCTTTTGTGGTGCACCTGAAAGATCTGGATGTTAAGGTTTTGGGTACCGCATTCAGTATCAGTACCTTTGGTCATAAGGTGCATACAGCGCTGGAGCGTGGTAAGGTAAGCTTACAGGCTGGCAACCAGTCATTAGCCCTTTTTCCTGGTGAATTGGGTGTCTATATCCCCGAAAGCGGGTCGTTAACCAAATCGGAAGCAGACCTGCGTCTGTATGTGGCCTGGAAGGATCTGGATATTTATTTTAATGACAATACACTCGAAGAGATCACTTCCCGTTTAGAACGTGAGTATAACGTTAGTTTTGTTTTTGAACAGGAAAGCCTAAAAAAACTGCATTTTACCGTTGATATGCCAAAAAATGCTGGTTTGGATAAGATTTTGAACAACATCAAATTCAGTAGCGGCCAGGTTGATTTCGTAAATAAAGGGGAACTGATTAAAGTTAAGCAGCGTTAG